In Cherax quadricarinatus isolate ZL_2023a chromosome 71, ASM3850222v1, whole genome shotgun sequence, one DNA window encodes the following:
- the LOC128700343 gene encoding cuticle protein AMP4, translating to MKLIVILAIVAVAVADKLPASPVLILHSQQTNPDAAGAHSAGFESEDGIKVQVSGSQGPSGGSNLIGSYSYPLEDGSIASVNYVADENGYQPQSDLLPVAPEFPHEIPEFVLEQIAFAEEERKRKEREG from the exons ATGAAGCTG ATCGTGATCTTGGCTATAGTGGCTGTGGCAGTGGCCGACAAGCTACCTGCCTCTCCTGTACTCATCCTCCACAGTCAACAGACCAACCCAGACGCTGCTGGTGCCCACAGTGCTGGATTTGAGAGCGAGGACGGCATTAAAGTTCAGGTTTCTGGTTCTCAGGGTCCCTCTGGAGGTTCCAACTTAATTGGTTCATATAG CTACCCCCTGGAGGATGGCAGTATTGCATCAGTAAATTATGTGGCTGACGAGAACGGCTACCAACCACAGTCCGACCTGCTTCCCGTGGCTCCTGAATTCCCCCACGAAATCCCTGAGTTCGTCCTCGAACAGATCGCCTTCGCCGAGGAGGAGAGGAAGCGCAAGGAACGAGAGGGATGa
- the LOC128700256 gene encoding cuticle protein AMP4 has product MKLIVILAIVAVAVADKLPASPVLILHSQQTNPDAAGAHSAEFESEDGIKVQVSGSQGPTGGANLIGSYSYPLEDGSIASVKYVADENGFQPQSDLLPVAPEFPHEIPEFVLEQIAFAEEERKREEREGRL; this is encoded by the exons ATGAAGCTT ATCGTGATCTTGGCTATAGTGGCTGTGGCAGTGGCCGACAAGCTGCCTGCCTCTCCTGTACTCATCCTCCACAGCCAACAGACCAACCCAGACGCTGCTGGTGCCCACAGTGCTGAGTTTGAGAGCGAGGACGGCATTAAAGTTCAGGTTTCTGGTTCTCAGGGTCCCACTGGAGGCGCCAACTTAATTGGCTCGTACAG CTACCCCCTGGAGGATGGCAGTATTGCATCAGTAAAGTATGTGGCTGACGAGAACGGCTTCCAACCACAGTCCGACCTGCTTCCCGTGGCTCCTGAATTCCCCCACGAAATCCCTGAGTTCGTCCTCGAACAGATCGCCTTCGCCGAGGAGGAGAGGAAGCGCGAGGAACGAGAGGGACGattatga
- the LOC128700345 gene encoding cuticle protein AM1274 has product MKLIVILAVVAVAVADKLAAPPVLIVRSQQVDPDATGAHSSDFESENGIKFQVSGSQGANGGSNMIGSWSYPQEDGSVVSVQFVADENGYQPQSDQLPVAPIFPHVIPQFVLDQIAFAEKEKKLQEQGN; this is encoded by the exons ATGAAgctt ATCGTGATCTTGGCTGTAGTAGCTGTGGCAGTGGCTGACAAGTTGGCTGCCCCGCCTGTACTCATCGTTCGCAGCCAACAGGTCGATCCTGACGCTACTGGTGCCCACAGCTCTGACTTTGAGAGTGAGAACGGCATCAAGTTCCAGGTCTCTGGTTCTCAGGGTGCCAATGGAGGGTCCAACATGATTGGCTCGTGGAG CTACCCTCAGGAGGACGGTAGTGTAGTGTCAGTACAATTCGTGGCTGACGAGAACGGCTACCAGCCACAGTCCGACCAGCTGCCCGTGGCTCCTATATTCCCCCACGTAATCCCTCAGTTTGTCCTCGACCAGATCGCCTTCGCCGAGAAGGAGAAGAAGCTCCAGGAACAAGGGAACTAA
- the LOC128700257 gene encoding cuticle protein AMP4-like yields the protein MKLIVILAIVAVAVADKLPVSPVLILHSQQTNPDAAGAHSAEFESEDGIKVQVSGSQGPTGGSNLIGSYSYPLEDGSIASVKYVADENGFQPQSDLLPVAPEFPHEIPEFVLEQIAFAEEERKREEREGRL from the exons ATGAAGCTT atCGTGATCTTGGCTATAGTGGCTGTGGCAGTGGCCGACAAGCTACCTGTCTCTCCTGTACTCATCCTCCACAGTCAACAGACCAACCCAGACGCTGCTGGTGCCCACAGTGCTGAATTTGAGAGCGAGGACGGCATTAAAGTTCAGGTTTCTGGTTCTCAGGGTCCCACTGGAGGTTCCAACTTAATTGGCTCATACAG CTACCCCCTGGAGGATGGCAGTATTGCATCAGTAAAGTATGTGGCTGACGAGAACGGCTTCCAACCACAGTCCGACCTGCTTCCCGTGGCTCCTGAATTCCCCCACGAAATCCCTGAGTTCGTCCTCGAACAGATCGCCTTCGCCGAGGAGGAGAGGAAGCGCGAGGAACGAGAGGGACGATTATGA